CAGGTTTTAAAAACTTTCAGGTGGATCAGAGCAAACTCTATCCCAGACCAAGGCCTATGTAGTCTACAAATTCTTTGTCACAGTTGGCAATCCACCCAATGGGATCAGTGACTCTTAAACCTCTGAACTTGACATCACTCCCACccctgtttttttaaaacaacagagaGGAATAGCAAAGTgaagaattcaaaacaaaaataaaacctacaTTTTTAGGAGGTCATCTTGTGCTTCAGAGTTTCTGTTAGCTTCCTAGTTTGGAAACCCTTCATACTCCTAAATGTAGCCTCCATGTTTCTGTCACAGGACCCTACACAGAAAAAGCGAGAAAGTTTTCCAGCCTTCTTAGACCACTTTGGTTCctcattttccaggcaataaaTAGAAGACCATATTCTTTCctgtaatattttcctttcttttaccaaacttccttgaaagaaaaaaaaaaaaaaacttgaaatattcCCATACCacttttttccaaaggaaaattcCTAACTAATACAGACAGGAAAGCTcaagattattttcttccattcccaAAAAGGTGAGAAGATGTGAATATATTGTGCCCTCTTCCTTCTAATAAGCCTTGAGTaaaacttaaagaagaaaaaaacatcaaCCAGAAAGTTAAGAGTTTAAATCATATCAGTTTTAAAGTTTTGGcgtttcctttgtttctacaaCAAAACTCCACATCTTTCTTAACATTTAAGCATTCTTCTCACACCCTATTATTTTATATGCAAATTACCATTATAACAATGTAGCTTCAACATGCTGGTTCTGTTCCTAGCTTTTTCCACATAGGTTACCTACTACAAAATATCTCCTACAATAATTTTAACCTATCTGCCAGTAACTGTTGGTTCTCCACTATAAAACTTCCCTCAGTTTGTCAAGAGTCCTTAGAGATAAATGTATCAATAATATACAGCTAACTGGTGAAGGAGCTATGAAAGATTGTTCCCTTTCATTTTCCATTAGTCcaaaatatacacatgtacatacacctACACATAACAAATTTACACTGTCTGCAGAAATAAACTGCTGATATAATTCCATACACATATTCAGGGATTCACATTTTAACAGTAAACTTATACACGTATATAAGGAAATATAGTTTTATACCCCTAAATTACATAGCAAGCTGAAATAGATAATGCTttaagattttattctttatgagtcttagaaaaagaagacataaactTCAAGCTATGTCTGTAGCAATTATCAATGTGGGATTATCTTTAAGGACAAATTATCCGACTTGCTTACTGTATACAAAAAGTGATATAAACAGACTATTACAAAACACAAAATTTGGGATTAGAGATAACAAATAGAAACTTCATACAAAATACCTGATACTATCAGATGTACTTTGTATAGCTTTGACCAAAGAACTCTTATATTGGACATTCTTTTCTGATATGAATGAATAGTCACAGCTATATATTAGCAACAGAAAAACAGGAATGAATTGAGTGTGGGCAAGAGAGACCTGGGGTTTCCCTGGcgtctcagaggtaaagaatctgcctgcaatgcgggagccgcaggtttgacccctgggtcaggaagatcccctggaggagggcatagcaacgtATTCaggcatttttgcctggagaatcccatggacagaggagactggagggctacagtccacaggggaacaaatagtcagacatgactaaagcaacttagaaCAGCACACATAGGAGAGAGCTGGTGGCACAGCTGAAATATGTAAGTGCACtgtggtacatatgtatacaGTTTAACAGTGTCATGTTAGCCGAATTAATGTCTTTTGTATTGTTAAGTTCACCAGTAAGTGATGCAGAATACAAAATATAGTAAACACTTGCAGATAACACATTGAGTAGCCGTCAAAATATTGACTAGTTTTGAAGAACTTGAAGGCAAGAACCTGGTCAAATGAATCAAGATTAGAAATGATCAAAAGAAGCTCACAGCTgcctaaaagttttaaaaattagaaatttaacaCTCAGCAAGCATACCAAAACCATGTTTCATTTGCTCACTCAACGCAGAGGCTCACTCACAGTATCTGAATTCCACATATTTATGCTGAGTATATACAGTTAGCAGAACATAAATATCACAGGTACTTATGAAAAACTACTATGTAGATGGTTACTAAGTTTATGTTGATTTATGTACTGGTCTAGTGATTTCTAGGGTCGCCACTTACAGTTGACTTTTTAAATCTAATCAGTTTCTTGATACACTCAGTGAAAAACTGTTGCACAGAAACTCCAAGTCCCAGCAAGCAATCAGGCCCATCGTCCACTGGAGGCAAAGCTTCTGCTGAATGAGAAGGTGATTTCAGAGTTCTTGTATTTTCCCCAGGCACCAAAAGGCACTACTACTGCAGTAGTGTTATCTTCAGTACCATATTGTATTGCCTGCAAGgtatggcaggaaggaagaaatgaaatggaaatcaGGATCTGTACAAAAAGAAATCAGCCTTTCCCTGGAAGGCCAAACTGGTTTAACACACAGTTACAAGTTATTTCACAGTAATTTGTGATTCTTTCCCCAGATCAATGCCCATAGTTTTTTAGATTGTGATAGGATAACTAATGACCCAAAGTATATACCACTGTAGCAGTTTTGGCAAATTGTACCAGTGAACTAATAAGGTATAAGATATGTAgctcctgaagaagaaaatacacataaagcATTTAGCATTGGGACTAATGCAAGGTTACacacagatgagatggttggatggcatcaccaattcggtggacatgagtctgagcaagctctgggagttggtgatggacagggaagcttggcatgctgcagtccatggggttgcaaagagtcggacacaactgagtgactgaactgaactgaactgaatgaaaggtTAAGGATTCAGAGAGTGTTAGCTCTTAGCTAGCAATTCTGCTTCTAGGAATTTAGCTTAAAGAAATTATAACCTAAGAAAtggatgacttccctggtgatacagtggataagaatccacctgccaatgcatgggaccagagttcaattcctggtccaggaagattccatataacacggagcaactaagtccatctgccacaactactaagcatACGTTCtagagtccatgagccacaactattgagcctatgtgctgcaactactgaaacctgcatacctagagtctgtgctctgcaacaagagaagccaccccaatgagaaacccatgcactgcaatgaagaataggccctgctcaccgcaactagagaaagcctgtgtgcagcagtgaagacccaacatagccacaaataaacaaactttaaaaaattaaaaagaaatggaagtatACAAAGATATAAAACTATAAGAGTTTATTATGGTccatagaaaatggaaaattggCAGAAACTATACttcctactgggcttccctggtggctcagaggttaaagcatctgcctgcaatgcgggagacccgggttcgatccctgggtcaggaagattcccctggagaaggaaatggcaacccactccagtattcttgcctggagaatcccatggacagaggagcctggcaggctacagtccacagggtcgcaaagagtcggacacgactgagcgacttcactttcacttatacttcctactggagaaggaaatggcaacccactccagtattcttgcctggaatatcccatggatggagaagtctggtaggttacagtccatggggtcgcaaagagtcggacacgactgagcgacttcactttcacttatacttcctactggagaaggaaatggcaacccactccagtattcttgcctggaatatcccatggatggagaagtctggtaggttacagtccatggggtcgcaaagagtcggacacgactgagcgacttcactttcacttatacttcctactggagaaggaaatggcaacccactccagtattcttgcctggaatatcccatggatggagaagtctggtaggttacagtccatggggtcgcaaagagtcagacgtgactgagcaactttacttcatACTTCCTACAGTAGAATTATAAGTCAATTTTAGGAACAAATGCAAACAGCAAATGATACAGTCAgtataattccacagtgataagagaacagactctgtatgattttaatacctttagaccatgaaatttgtGCACCTTGTTTTTACATTTCTGGATatttccagtgtctcctggtttatagtctatgggaactcgAATAgaatttgttgctgttgtgtAAAAATTGTAttaatcttaattatgttgaattggttcatggtgcttttcaggtctgttatatccttctacttttctgtctatttaTTCTATTACTTTTTGAGACTTTGATATTGAAActtcaactaaaaatcttaacttatctaattgagaaaaaaattgcaatatatatatatgtaactttgttctgaattttccaagtcttctgtaaatgtgttatcacacttttataatttaaaaaacaaaaaagagaaaaaataataaaaaaaaaaataagagttctTGGGATTATATTTAACAGCAAATGTACTTCAAAAGACCTCACAGGCTGAGGTCAAAACTAGAAGGAAAGGATTGATAAAAATATGTGATATAAAAAccttctaaaatttttttaagttttacaaacaaataagaagataaaaaaaatatgtatttgcaaTATTAGACAAAGTACTAATAAACTTAATACATAGGAAGTTCTTACAATAACCATGAACACAAACATGCCTATAAGATCATGGGGAAAAAAGCTATACACAgacaagaaatacaaatggctaGTAAACCTGTGCAAATGGCTTGCTTtactaacaaagaaaaaaggtgcaaatttaaaacactaaaatttGATTTTTCCACCTATCAATTGGCAAGACATTACCTATGATAAGAATTTGGAGAAATACAGACTATAAAACATGCTAGTGAAAAGTATAACATGCATAGTATTTGTGGAGGGCAATTTGGCAAGCTTATTAAAAGCTTCAGAATGCTGTATATTCTTTTACCTAACAATTTTGCTTTGATGAATTTAACCTAAGAAAGTAATATCTGAAGGCAATAGATAAGCACAGATATATACAGAATGTTTATTATACAGCTCTCTCTAAAACATGGAAAAGTGAATGTAAACTAAATTAGTTGATTATGATAAGTATTAAATGAGTAATAGTACTCAGATGAGGGATAGTATGCCCTGGTAAGTTAGAAAATACATATCTAAGACAAGTGGTTGAAATTAAGAAAGAAGTGGTCATACACAACAATTGGGCTGTTTCTTAATTTGAGCATATATACTTACCAAGTGAATAACTCATGGTTATCCATCTGTTTCCAAGtaaataatgcttttaaagtAAGATCTTACGTCTTAATTCCAAATGTTAGCACTTAAAAGTTTGGACCAAATTTGGCTCCCCGATTGCAAATGTAAAAATTGGGAATGCAAAAATAGCTGTATGTATGAGTTAAAATGTgcctctaatgattagtgatggcTAGAACTTAGAAGAGCTATCTATCCAAACAGAACATTAAAACatggaaattttacatttttttacacTGAATATTATCTAGCTTCCAAATTTTAGCTCTAATTGGCACACTGGCATACAACTCATCCATATacctttttgtatttgttttcacgtacccatttttaaaaacaagaagttGATTATGCCATAGTGTATGTTTTTTAACCATAGTGTTTTCATATTGGATATTTACATGGAGCAGTCTAGTTTAAAATGATCTAGTGGTTGGACTGAGAGCTCAGCTATCTGGGTTTGAAGCCCAGTTCTGGAATGTGACAGTGCCTCTGCTCTCCTCCTCTGTAAAGAAGAGTTAGTTCTAACCTAAGAGTGAGTTAGTAACCTCAGAAGGTTACTGTGATGATTACATGAGTTAAATACACATAAACAGAAAAGTGTCTGACATATAGTACTTGCTATTGTTATAATTTACTATTGATGTTACTAACATTTCAAGATAGgtacaaagccaaaaataaacatagcTCGTTTTCTTGACAGATTAATTTTACTTAACTACTTGGGAGAccggccaaaaaaatttttttaattgttaatacTATGGGGTCAAGTGTAAACTTTACTGTAATACTGAAAGCTAAAACACATGATTTCAAAGAAAGCTCCAGACAGTGGCGGCCCCTCCTGGCTGCACCAGGACCTGCACCTGGCTTtgtcctctcctccccacttcgGGATTTGTCTAGCAGAAGCTCTGCTGTTACCTGTTCAGTCACTGCATGGGCTGCTTCATTGGGATCATGGCACTGATTTACAAAGTCACAAATTTCTTGACTGTTCACCATGAAGTTAATTCCATCTGTAGTGAGGACCAGGAAGCTGTCATCAGCATGATGTAGCTGCAATCAGAACCAAATGTATAGAATTACAAACTAGACTTGGCCTTAGAATAATCTtcataattcagtgatttttatctGTTTACAGAGTAGTCATCTGTGTTTCAGAACTTACAGACAAACAGAGTGAAAACAGGCCTGCATTTAGGGCAAATACAGCAACATTTAGCATCAATCATGGAGGACAAACCTAACATTTATTTAGTAACACCATGGAGGAAGAAGCCAGATAGCTAAATGCTGAGAGGCAGCCTAATATAATGGCTAAGAGTCTCTGAAGCCAGACCTCCTGGGTGTGAAGCCCATCTCTATTTTTCAGCTGGGAAAACATAGGTAAGTTGAACTGTATACGCTCCAGATTTGTTTTCTCTATTAAATGGGGTAGGAGTGGCTATTTTGAACAGAGTCCAACACATTGTAAACTGCTATATAAGTATTTGTTAGATGAAATGAACATAAGTGGGATATCTATAAGACATAAAACTGTTCCATAAATTAATAATCATTTGCTGCCATTATTGGGAGCCTACCCCCATATACAGTGTGCGAGGTACTAGAGCAGGCTGGGAATTGTATAGGTAAAGTATCAGTTCACCACTAGGTGTATGCTGGGGGAAGTGTAGTATAAGGGGGACAATGATTAGTAGCAAGCAGAAGATGTCCCTGAAAGAGAGGTGGGGTGATTCTCTGGTTTGGTAGAAAAGGGAAGTCAGGATAGCTTCCAAATGATGGTGATGCTGAAGGATGAGGTGCAGGTGAGGAAGGGAGGTAAAACCAGGCTTCCAGCCAAATTCCATAGCAGGATGAAACAAAGCCAACACTTCATCATACATAAAGCCAGGAAAGTGGTATCTTACTTTATCTGAAAAGTTTATCTTTCCTTTCATTAATCACTTCTTTTTTAGAAGTCATACAGGCTTCAATTAAGGCTTCCAAGAAAGCCTGCGGCTGGAAACAATCCTGTGTTCATTCCTTGCCTGTGTAGCAAGTGTTTgcaagtcttttctttctttcttttttttttttattagttggaggctaattacttcacaacatttctgCAAGTCTTTTCTTACCTTAATCCTCTTTGTTTCAGGTTCTGCTATCACACCACTGGTTTTAAGATCCAAATCTCCGAGACTCCTTGTCATTGCAAGTCTGCCATTCACGTGAGGCTGTCCCAAGCTATTCCAAGCTACAAACCCCCCACATTTCTTAAtcctggtcaaaaaaaaaaaaaagactatgatgTGATACCCAGAAAACCAAGGATTAAACTTAAGCATGAAGTCAGTTTAAAATGCaaggttttatttctattttgaacGATATACATATCATCCTCATAGATGGATCAATGGATGTGTTacctttctttctcatcttttctttctgGAGTGTGGTCAATGGTCAGCTTCATGGGTTTTCCTTTTCTACACAAAATAGCTCGGCTGTCCCCAACACTAGCTATAACCAGTTCAATACCATCTCTCAACAGGGCTACTGTTGCAGTAGTCCCAGAGGTCAGaagtgttgctgcaaatgatgaAGAACAGTACAAATCAGTGACAATCAAATGATTGGATCTGGaatgtttattacaaaataaaacacaggcaTGTTAAACTAATGCTGAAATGTATCATTCTAATTTAACTAGAGCtatgcaaataaaatgcaaatgaactATGGAAGTAAGAGCATgcagaaaaagaagtatttaATTCAGTAACAAGGCtctatgcaaacagaaaaagctGCTAACCTAATCTGGTAAAAATGCATCACTATTTCAAAATGGCTTCTATTTACATAAAGTAGAACTCACTTGAATTTATCATTCTGACATCTTTTTGTGTACATCAGGTGTCAGGATTAAAAGTATTACATTTTAATTAGATTGGCTAATAAGGCAGAGTGATTTAGGTCTACAGAGTCCATTTAGGCAAGCCAACTTTTCTATAATCTACACACTCAGCTTTTTTCTTCTACCCCCATCCTATGGAAGTATTATCAATTAATAGGCTAAGCAAGATATGTCAAGTGTTTCATTGGCTCTTTAAGAactgtattttatattctttccttctATAACTGCTTTAATTTTACAAatgttcaccaaaaaaaaaaaaaaaagaaatcctaaaatgGTTAAAGGTTCACATTCTTTTCTTGATTATCTTTGTCCTCCCCAGATGTAAAACAAAGTTACAGCCGTCATTATATTAGGAGAAAATCTGGAGGGCAGGGAATGAAATTCATTCTAGTTTCCCATAAACTTGGTATAGTTCACACTTCTGGTTCCAGCAGGATCTGAAACAATCAGTCTGTACCCAAATGCAGGAAAAGTACTGCCAAGTGCTGCTCCTGTGGTCACAGCCTGGGCCCAGAGCATTCCAAGAATGTTAATTTTCCCTGACCAATAACAAAATTATATGTAGCTTGGCCTGAGGTCATCGCTGTTTCCTTCATCCAATTCAAAGTGCATTTTTGCATCTTTCTTTAGTTTATTCTAAATTGTCTGCCCTAAGTTCGCCACTACTTGTTGAAATTTTTGAGGGTGCATTGAGCCTTGTCAAAGAGAGAATACTGTGAAAGTAGActaaaaagtaaagcaaattgaaaaaaatctaaaaagataaCAGTTAAAGCAGGTATTATCTTCAGTAACATGGTTAATTCTTTAAAGCATCTAAGTAAAATATTCAGGTGATCACCTAAAAATGATTTTGACTTCAAAGGcagatttaagaaaaatgaaatgctatTGACTGATTGAGGCTcattctttccaatttttttaaggaaatttttaaaacagcagtAATGCATTtggaaagatatatatgtatatattttccaaTCAATGTATTAAAATGCCTGCTTtaatcagaaaagtaaaaatggggggaaaaatgaaTAAACCCTGCTTAATCTCCTATATTCATGCTGAATTTACTGAGAAGTAGCATTTATAGTTGCACTATCTTCCCACTTATCTCTTGATTTTGGAACTGCTGTGCCAAAGTAATATCACTGTGGCAATACTAAAGTAGATTATATATTGTCATTGTATAACACAAAAGTTTTTGTGTTAAGTATCAGTGATGTTTATATTACAAACGTTAAGTTTTGAGTTTCATAAAACATTATATAAGGGAATCTTTACAGTTGAACCACTGTAATCTTTTCAAATGGTTAGAAGAGCCTGGTAAGAAACACAGGCATTTACTCAGATGCTACTTGTTCAGGGAGTTTAATGCTCCTCTCCTTTGTTTAAAATGTAacaagcagcttttttttttttcctgagtgttTTTTAATTGGCTACCTCAAAAGAGTTAACACTTCATAAATGAAAAACTTCAAATTTAGCCATTTAGGATTATAATCCATGGCTCTGCCACCTAGATATTTAAAAGAGTTTGAGTTTTTAACCAACCCAACTTCACAGTTCCAAAATCCCAGGATTTATGGGAAAGTTTTTTAAACAGTTGATTCTGGTTTGCTAAGCAtctaagaatataaatataaatcagcATTTAGtttcatttaacatttaacaTGGGAGTAAAAATTCTCACTTTCTTCCttaacaataaaattataaaactaagaCATCTTTCAATAAGTTCTTAACACTCACTGGACATTTTCTACTGCAAGTCATCTCAACTAATGGGACAAAGAGGATGTGGGAACCTTCCAGTAGTCCAGGCTAGGAACCGCTGGACTCCTTCACCTGGGACAAAATTAAGCAGATCTCTCTTTCCACTGAAGCCCAGCATATAGTGTCCACGGGCTCCAGGTCTAGAGCTGCTGACCAGGCACAGTTCTCTGCCACAAATAACACGCACAGAGGCAAATAGGAAATTCACCCAGGAATTGTGCTCAAACATTACAAACCTGTAACACAGGGGAGGGTAGAGAAAGAGCTGCAAAATAAGGGGAAGGGTTTTTATTTTGGTGAAATTTTCAGTAGCAAATTACATAATATTCCAGGAGATGCCAAGTCAATGATTCCAAAACTCAGTTTGACCAAGTTGATGGTATTTTGTAGTTGAGTCTGTTTTCTTCATCACAGAATAACACTTCTTAGTTTTGTGTCTTTCCAAGGTAGGAAAACCCATATCCAAATGTATGTGCACCAAGACACATATGTGGTGACATACACACAGACTCAGCCAATTCATCTTGAAGAGTAAATCAGTACCTTTACTGAGTTGAAAAAAATACACTGTAAATATGTTTGGTATCAATATCAGAATTGTCCCAGTAACAAAAGGGAAATTCACGGGTAGAGTACTTAATCATTCGTATCTGACAAGCATACTAGAAAGGATGTAAACTACCGGATACTACCAAATTGCTaggattaaaatataaatcaaaaggaATCAAAGCACCTCCTATACCAGATACAAGGAGTAGCTTATTTGTTATTGGTAAATGCAGGGATTTTAGGATCTAGACAGTATTTCCTGAATAGAATGATTAATTTAATTGTTTAGATAAAAGCTAGTAAGGCTCTTAAGTGCTAAAGAATGTTTACAATTTTATGTAATTCATAAAATGGGAGTTTCTGCAGCTCTCTCTTTCCCCCAGTGTTGCAAGTcaatatatcaaaagaaaaaatgatcaaGATTTTGAATGGCAACATAAAGAATCAAGCTGTACTTTTCAAAGTATAACCTCCCCCACCCAGAAATCATTCAACTGTGTCAACAATATGGATAAACAAATATAGTTACAATATTTACCAAAATGATGTTCTAGACATGTATGAATCATAAACACTAAATCAGAGGAACGAGTTGAAGCAGTAACAGCACAATAAGAGTATCTCTCCAACGCTGTccctattgttttgtttttggctgcctcCAACATAACAAGGGTAATCAGACACATTGCATTTCTCATATTggttattttttagtttaatcCTTCCATAAAGAGATCAAATAATACGAAGAGCAGGGAAGTTTCCAACAAGACTCACAATACTGCCACCAACGTCTCCCACTCTGAACGTCAGAGCATCTTCTCTCTTTGATCCATTTGTCTCTTGGGGAGCTTTGTTGCTTTCAAATCTTAAGTAATCTAGAAACACTTCGAAGAGTTTATCGGATATATAGGATATCATCTAAATTTTCTTCCATCTGGTTTAAGTGACCGTTTGTCCATTAAACAATAAACTAATGGGACAGACATCATTTGAACTTACTGGCTGATTTCATTAGTTGTAAAAATACACATGACTGgtataaaatgaatacaaaatattCAAAGATGATGATGAAATTAGCTATTTGTAAATAAGGGTAAATTCAAAATGCATCTACAACAAATCAACATAGATAGCCAGCAATTTCTTAAGGGCTGTTTCTTGATAAACAGTATTCTGATTTTATTCTCCTCAAACTACCctcatttaaaactgaaataataaatattttaaatgctaatgAGAAAGCTTGAAGTATTTTATGCAGATATGACAGCTTTAGATGAGAGTCTTAAAAAGATGAGTACGTTTTATTTTCGCcttattattttcactttcttttgagaAAGCTAATAGTATGACATGGGGCACTCTTACACCACCTGAAATTCCACCATTAGTGATTCATTCCTGAGGTTTACCCAATCTCTTTTCAGCTTTCCTTACTCAAAATTCAAATACCCCCAGAAGTGgtaacacattaaaatatatacattaaataatttaGTTAAATTGGCTATAGGATAGTCAAGTTATAAGTTATAATTACTTCAGTGATAAAGGGTAAGCAATGGAGATCAGTTTAGTCCAAATAATTATTGAGTATTTTTCAGGCTCTATGCAGGATGCTGAACACTAGAAATTCAAAAATGAATAAGCCATGGTCCCTACCCTCACGCTGCTCACAAAAAGGGTTCAGTGAGGACAAATGGAGCTGATgctaaaagaaaaagtgaaagaaattggAGAGGGCAAACTGCGCTTCTTCACAACTTTATATAACTAGCACTGGTCCTACCCACAGCTATGCCAAAAAGAATATTATCTACTCTTATAATACTGATACTGCTTCAGTTCTactaaaaagtcaaaaaaaaagaaattttaatttaaataataattttgaaatctgAAGTggtatgtgttatttttaaatccaCAAATTGAAAAGTTTagtatatttgataaaataaacCCCAAATATCAAAAGCcaatttttgaaatctttgaaagCCTGGCAACTGATtaagaataaatttcaaaattgttctcaaaatacttatttaaaaaaaaaaccacggaGACTAATTGACCCATAAGAATACATCCAAAATAAGATTCAAGAAGGACAATGTCATAATagaccctttctttttcttttagtagtATGCTAACCATCATTCTGTCATGCTCCATTATACTTTTAAGC
This genomic stretch from Cervus canadensis isolate Bull #8, Minnesota chromosome 19, ASM1932006v1, whole genome shotgun sequence harbors:
- the PPM1K gene encoding protein phosphatase 1K, mitochondrial produces the protein MSTAALLTLVRSSGNQVRRRVLLRAHGLQVTPTCHSSTSEPRWSRFDPDGSGRPATWDNFGIWDNRLEEPIMLPPSIKYGKPIPKVSLQNVGSASQIGKRKENEDRFGFAQLTNEVLYFAVYDGHGGPAAADFCHTHMEKCILDLLPKEENLETVLTLAFLEIDKTFARHAHLSADATLLTSGTTATVALLRDGIELVIASVGDSRAILCRKGKPMKLTIDHTPERKDEKERIKKCGGFVAWNSLGQPHVNGRLAMTRSLGDLDLKTSGVIAEPETKRIKLHHADDSFLVLTTDGINFMVNSQEICDFVNQCHDPNEAAHAVTEQAIQYGTEDNTTAVVVPFGAWGKYKNSEITFSFSRSFASSGRWA